The following proteins are co-located in the Halarcobacter sp. genome:
- a CDS encoding PAS domain S-box protein, giving the protein MRFFNSLRFKLVAFSLLIEITALSLLIINADRLILNYLSSSITKQIESTKSNFQASLLPLLVERDYATLDSLLKDYVGSEDLIYILIKKDDKTISSANWHQNDSLPKQSYSLKNDENIYHTSVDIMFSNQSYGKVYFGFNTSFLHQASKELFSQSFFIASLEILLSILLLFTIGYLLTKHLTTLTQASEKISQNEFDINLKIKTKDEIGVLSKTFNKMVGKIKSQISMIEERNQFKKAIFDNIAYNVVVFDKNGLITSFNKRAEINFGYSSEEVVNKKNITIFCQKKDLEKRAKELSIIYKEEIEANHKVITFKTDKGLENQSYWEIKTKNNQKMIVKLIITALRDENEKVTGYIGVAEDKTEKYYLEKSLKEETHRIKTILDNAGDFIHILDIKGNLYMYSTSFINSLGYTEEEAKTLNVKDWDIKLDFKDTIEDLISNPKTFETKHKRKDGTLFDVEIKTKDIVLDGNPYLYAASRDITQRNKIQEELKQKDMLLQQQTRLSSMGEMIGNIAHQWRQPLSLISAIATSYQLKSEMEQTSTQEETLKNMKKINDTVQYLSKTIEDFRNFFRSSTEKEIFKLSKVIKDCENITSATYKNNHIVLKKVIEDPDMEYNGASSMLAQVILNLFSNAKDVLVEKQIKNKIVKITLKYENNSTIIKVKDNAGGVPENIVDKIFDPYFTTKHQSQGTGIGLYMSSQIIQKHFNGIISVRNVEDEDGLGAEFIVKI; this is encoded by the coding sequence ATGAGATTTTTTAATAGTCTAAGATTTAAACTAGTAGCTTTTTCTCTTTTGATAGAGATTACTGCTTTATCATTACTAATCATAAATGCAGATAGATTAATACTTAATTATTTAAGTTCTTCAATAACAAAACAAATTGAAAGTACAAAATCAAACTTTCAAGCATCACTATTGCCTCTATTAGTAGAAAGAGATTACGCTACACTTGATTCTTTATTGAAAGATTATGTTGGGTCAGAAGATTTAATATATATTTTAATAAAAAAAGATGACAAAACTATATCAAGTGCAAATTGGCATCAAAATGATTCTCTTCCTAAACAAAGTTATTCACTAAAAAATGATGAAAATATTTATCATACAAGTGTTGATATAATGTTTTCTAATCAATCATATGGAAAAGTTTATTTTGGTTTTAATACAAGCTTTTTACATCAAGCAAGTAAAGAACTATTTTCCCAAAGCTTTTTTATTGCATCTTTAGAGATTTTATTAAGTATATTGCTGCTTTTTACTATTGGTTATTTACTTACAAAACATCTAACAACATTAACACAAGCTAGTGAAAAGATATCACAAAATGAGTTTGATATTAATCTTAAAATAAAGACAAAAGATGAGATAGGTGTATTATCTAAAACCTTTAATAAAATGGTAGGCAAAATTAAATCACAAATATCTATGATAGAAGAAAGAAATCAATTTAAAAAAGCTATTTTTGATAATATAGCTTACAATGTAGTAGTATTTGACAAAAATGGTTTAATCACATCATTTAATAAAAGAGCTGAGATAAATTTTGGATATAGTTCCGAAGAAGTTGTAAATAAAAAAAATATAACTATTTTTTGTCAAAAAAAAGATTTAGAAAAAAGAGCTAAAGAACTTTCAATTATATATAAAGAAGAGATAGAAGCAAACCATAAAGTTATTACATTCAAAACTGATAAAGGTTTGGAAAATCAAAGTTATTGGGAGATTAAAACTAAAAACAATCAAAAAATGATTGTAAAACTTATAATAACTGCTTTAAGAGATGAAAATGAAAAAGTAACAGGATATATTGGTGTTGCAGAAGATAAGACTGAAAAATACTATCTTGAAAAATCTCTAAAAGAAGAAACTCATAGAATAAAAACCATACTTGATAATGCAGGTGACTTTATACATATATTAGATATAAAAGGGAACCTTTATATGTATAGTACTTCATTTATAAATTCTCTTGGATATACTGAAGAAGAAGCGAAAACCTTAAATGTAAAAGATTGGGATATAAAATTAGATTTTAAAGATACAATTGAAGATTTAATAAGCAATCCAAAAACATTTGAAACAAAACATAAAAGAAAAGATGGAACTCTTTTTGATGTTGAAATAAAAACAAAAGATATAGTTTTAGACGGCAATCCTTATTTGTATGCTGCATCAAGAGATATAACACAAAGAAATAAAATACAAGAAGAGTTAAAACAAAAAGATATGCTTTTACAACAACAAACTAGACTATCGTCCATGGGAGAGATGATAGGAAATATTGCACATCAATGGAGACAACCTCTTAGTCTTATCTCTGCAATAGCAACCTCTTATCAACTAAAAAGTGAAATGGAACAAACATCAACGCAAGAAGAAACGCTTAAAAATATGAAAAAAATCAATGATACAGTTCAATACTTATCTAAAACGATAGAAGACTTTAGAAATTTCTTTAGATCAAGTACAGAAAAAGAGATTTTTAAATTATCAAAAGTTATTAAAGATTGTGAAAATATCACCTCAGCAACATATAAAAATAATCATATAGTTTTAAAAAAAGTAATTGAAGATCCAGATATGGAATATAATGGTGCAAGTAGTATGTTAGCTCAAGTTATATTAAATCTGTTTTCAAATGCAAAAGATGTTTTAGTAGAAAAACAAATTAAAAATAAAATTGTAAAGATAACATTGAAATATGAAAATAACTCAACTATTATAAAAGTAAAAGATAATGCAGGTGGCGTTCCTGAAAATATTGTAGATAAGATTTTTGATCCATACTTTACAACAAAACATCAAAGTCAAGGTACAGGAATAGGTCTATATATGAGTTCGCAAATAATTCAAAAACACTTTAATGGGATTATTAGTGTTAGAAATGTGGAAGATGAAGATGGATTAGGTGCAGAATTTATAGTAAAAATTTAA
- a CDS encoding DUF2391 family protein, with protein MSKDLRFNLEDVSQIIIGSFALAIPISFSEEAWRLSETLPFFNLGLLLILSFCFLGFYTFQGIFQGNVKSRLFAFIFRVFIAYLIAMVVVFLILLAIDKLPLIDETIIAIKRIIVISMPASMGAIIVDGFDKE; from the coding sequence ATGTCAAAAGATTTAAGATTTAATTTAGAAGATGTTAGTCAAATAATTATTGGTTCTTTTGCTTTAGCAATACCAATATCATTTTCAGAAGAGGCTTGGCGATTAAGTGAAACTTTGCCTTTTTTTAATCTAGGTTTATTACTTATTTTATCTTTTTGTTTTCTTGGTTTTTACACCTTTCAAGGTATATTTCAAGGAAATGTAAAAAGTAGATTATTTGCTTTTATTTTTAGAGTATTTATAGCATATTTGATTGCTATGGTTGTTGTTTTTTTAATACTTCTAGCAATTGATAAGCTACCTTTAATCGATGAAACAATTATTGCTATAAAAAGAATTATCGTAATATCAATGCCAGCTTCTATGGGAGCTATTATTGTTGATGGATTTGACAAGGAATAG
- a CDS encoding FKBP-type peptidyl-prolyl cis-trans isomerase encodes MAIKNKQLVVMHYELKVNGTQIETNFDGSPIEFSYGTGEIIPGLEEAIKDMNEGETKEVKIVAQDAYGKHDPSLTEKLPISDFEGIDLEIGLVLEADDDNGNLIKATVTEVTKDEVTVDYNHPFADCDLDFKVFIKRIV; translated from the coding sequence ATGGCTATAAAAAATAAACAACTTGTAGTTATGCACTATGAATTAAAAGTTAATGGCACACAAATAGAAACAAACTTTGATGGAAGTCCTATTGAGTTTTCATATGGTACAGGAGAGATTATCCCTGGCTTAGAAGAAGCTATTAAGGATATGAATGAGGGTGAAACAAAAGAGGTAAAAATTGTTGCTCAAGATGCTTATGGAAAACATGATCCAAGTTTAACAGAAAAATTGCCAATTTCAGATTTTGAAGGTATTGATTTAGAGATTGGTCTTGTTTTAGAAGCAGATGATGACAATGGAAACCTAATAAAAGCTACAGTTACAGAAGTAACAAAAGATGAAGTTACAGTTGATTATAACCATCCATTTGCAGATTGTGATTTAGATTTTAAAGTGTTTATAAAAAGAATAGTTTAA
- a CDS encoding cupin domain-containing protein yields the protein MLVDNIFDDIIIDKKNEQFTDIIKNKSVRIEKIVSNGQSSPKDFWYCQDENEFVIILKGEAILEFENEKVPMLEGDFINIPSKTKHRVEYTLKDGVTIWLAVFYN from the coding sequence ATGTTAGTGGATAATATTTTTGATGATATAATAATTGATAAGAAAAATGAACAGTTTACAGATATAATAAAAAATAAAAGTGTCAGAATAGAAAAAATAGTATCAAATGGTCAAAGTTCTCCAAAAGACTTTTGGTATTGTCAAGATGAAAATGAGTTTGTAATCATCTTAAAAGGTGAAGCAATACTTGAGTTTGAAAATGAAAAAGTTCCTATGCTAGAAGGAGATTTTATAAATATTCCTTCAAAAACAAAACATAGAGTAGAATACACTTTAAAAGATGGTGTTACTATTTGGTTAGCAGTTTTTTATAATTAA
- a CDS encoding PhnD/SsuA/transferrin family substrate-binding protein: protein MKLIKLILLFSFFSIFCVADSLKIGVTPYTNALKIIKIYKPLTDFLTKELNTNVEVYTSSNYKKFYEDVESGDFDLIVTSPHFGALHIQNGFIPIYRYNTSLDLLIIVLKDSPYKKISDLKNTTIATPDYLAALNIGGVKTLLDNGLIEGKNFKLEDLGSHTSAIKSVLLKTTDASITTYSPLKQFSDKELLKKIRILESDFKMPHLFTLANPKLNKNKINQIKEKLKKFEKSSEGKIFFKKTGYKGYINISKEDIESLLTVSKDTKKYLGIK from the coding sequence ATGAAACTGATAAAATTAATTTTACTATTCAGCTTTTTTTCTATATTTTGTGTTGCCGATAGTTTAAAGATAGGTGTAACTCCATATACTAATGCTTTAAAAATAATAAAAATATATAAGCCTCTTACTGATTTTTTAACAAAAGAATTAAACACTAATGTTGAAGTATACACTTCAAGTAATTATAAAAAATTTTATGAAGATGTTGAAAGTGGTGATTTTGATTTAATTGTTACATCACCACATTTTGGCGCACTTCATATCCAAAATGGTTTTATACCAATATATAGATATAATACTTCTTTAGATTTATTAATAATTGTATTAAAAGATAGTCCTTATAAAAAAATTTCTGATTTAAAAAACACAACTATAGCTACACCTGATTATCTAGCAGCTTTAAATATTGGTGGAGTAAAAACTTTATTGGATAATGGTTTAATTGAAGGTAAAAATTTTAAATTAGAAGATTTAGGTTCTCATACTAGTGCTATAAAAAGTGTATTATTAAAAACTACTGATGCATCTATAACAACATATAGTCCTCTGAAACAATTTTCAGATAAAGAGCTTTTAAAGAAAATTAGAATTTTAGAATCAGATTTTAAAATGCCACATCTATTTACCTTAGCTAATCCAAAACTTAACAAAAATAAGATTAATCAAATAAAAGAAAAACTAAAAAAATTTGAGAAATCTTCTGAAGGAAAAATTTTCTTTAAAAAAACTGGATATAAAGGATACATAAACATTTCTAAAGAAGATATAGAAAGTTTATTAACTGTTTCCAAAGATACAAAAAAATATTTAGGGATAAAATGA
- a CDS encoding flavodoxin: protein MEKIGLFFGSDTGTTEEIVEKIKDLFSKEIEIHNISNTKKEDIEKYKNLILASPTWGDGDLQSDWEDFEENLENIDFSNKTVALLGIGDQEGYEDTFCNALGHLYGYVKDANIIGQTSTDGYEFEESTAVVNDKFIGLVLDEDNQSELTDKRLEDWVKDIENKF from the coding sequence ATGGAAAAAATAGGTTTATTTTTTGGTAGTGATACAGGAACAACAGAAGAGATTGTAGAAAAAATTAAAGATTTATTTTCTAAAGAGATAGAAATTCACAATATCTCAAATACAAAAAAAGAGGATATTGAAAAATACAAAAATTTAATTCTTGCTTCACCTACTTGGGGAGATGGAGATTTACAATCTGATTGGGAAGATTTTGAAGAAAATTTAGAAAATATTGATTTTTCAAATAAAACTGTAGCTTTATTAGGAATTGGAGACCAAGAAGGTTATGAAGATACTTTTTGTAATGCTTTAGGACATCTGTATGGGTATGTAAAAGATGCAAATATTATTGGTCAAACATCAACTGACGGATATGAATTTGAAGAATCAACAGCTGTTGTTAATGATAAATTCATTGGTCTTGTATTAGATGAAGATAATCAAAGTGAACTAACAGACAAAAGATTAGAAGATTGGGTAAAAGATATAGAAAATAAATTTTAA
- a CDS encoding GNAT family N-acetyltransferase, with protein sequence MIKISEASIDDSEAISNLLEQLDYSDTSRFINKRIKELIEHEDETLLVAKINTKVVAVLSLHFIPQLALEGDFCRISYFCVDEDSRSCGVGALLESYAVKIAKEKKCDRIEVHCNKRREKAHKFYYKQGYVESPKYLIKSLV encoded by the coding sequence ATGATTAAGATAAGTGAAGCAAGTATAGATGATAGTGAAGCAATCTCAAATCTACTTGAACAATTAGATTACTCTGATACTAGTAGATTTATAAATAAAAGAATAAAAGAGCTTATTGAACATGAAGATGAAACTTTATTAGTAGCGAAAATTAACACAAAAGTTGTAGCAGTTTTATCTTTACATTTTATACCACAGTTAGCCCTTGAAGGTGATTTTTGTCGCATTAGTTATTTTTGTGTTGATGAAGATAGTAGAAGTTGTGGAGTAGGTGCACTTTTAGAATCTTATGCAGTAAAAATTGCAAAAGAAAAAAAGTGTGACAGAATAGAAGTTCATTGTAATAAAAGAAGAGAAAAAGCACATAAATTTTATTATAAACAAGGTTATGTTGAATCCCCCAAATATTTAATAAAGTCTCTAGTTTAA
- a CDS encoding peptidylprolyl isomerase, with protein sequence MAIENNQLVSINYELKIEGEIVDSNIDKEPLEFTYGSGQIIPGLESRIADMNVNDTKEINVPAQEAYGEYNPEAKQLVPKEQFGDLELQIGMPLQGQGEGGQPIQVVVTNILDNEVEVDFNHPLAGKNLDFSITIQAIK encoded by the coding sequence ATGGCTATAGAAAACAATCAACTAGTATCGATAAACTACGAATTAAAGATAGAAGGAGAAATTGTTGATAGCAATATTGACAAAGAGCCACTAGAATTTACATATGGTTCTGGACAAATTATTCCAGGACTAGAATCAAGAATCGCTGATATGAATGTAAATGATACAAAAGAGATAAATGTACCTGCGCAAGAAGCATATGGAGAATATAATCCAGAAGCTAAACAATTAGTACCAAAAGAACAATTTGGAGATTTAGAGCTACAAATTGGGATGCCTCTACAAGGTCAAGGGGAAGGTGGTCAACCTATTCAAGTAGTTGTTACTAATATTTTAGACAATGAAGTTGAAGTAGATTTCAACCATCCATTAGCAGGAAAAAATTTAGATTTTTCAATTACTATCCAAGCTATAAAATAA
- a CDS encoding YeeE/YedE family protein, whose protein sequence is MSDFEVFEIVNILGFLLGLAFGAVAQKNQFCFSGSIKDYILTKSTMRGSSVVVAMLIGIISTFIVSSIYELDLTQTVYYKENINYFAIIIGGLLFGVGMMLSDGCSNRHLIKFAQGDINSLIVLVFIAIFGYSTAKGFMGEILNPLIINNETLINLSSYIGNVSMNIYVISILLLILLYILVKKIKRLPSLWDGVILGLFVGASWYITGVIGEESMERVIELTGITFVYPAAKTMEFFTYYQISELTFAISLVFGVLAGAFLMAKVNRRYSFGCTASKGQHKVKYNIIGGSLMGTGGIMAIGCTVGQGLTGMSTLAFSSLVAILSIFISATITALIMNKKNKLPMCFIFEWKDNTPDYQI, encoded by the coding sequence ATGTCAGATTTCGAGGTTTTTGAGATAGTAAACATACTTGGCTTTCTTTTAGGTTTAGCCTTTGGAGCTGTTGCACAAAAAAATCAATTTTGTTTTAGTGGTTCTATTAAAGATTATATATTAACTAAATCAACTATGAGAGGCTCATCTGTAGTTGTGGCTATGCTTATTGGAATAATCTCTACGTTTATTGTAAGTTCAATATATGAACTTGACTTAACCCAAACTGTTTATTACAAAGAAAATATAAACTACTTTGCAATTATCATTGGCGGTCTACTTTTTGGAGTAGGTATGATGTTATCAGATGGTTGTAGTAATCGACACCTTATTAAATTTGCCCAAGGTGATATTAATTCACTTATTGTATTAGTTTTTATAGCAATTTTTGGATATTCAACTGCAAAAGGTTTTATGGGTGAGATTTTAAATCCTTTAATTATTAACAATGAAACATTAATAAACTTATCATCTTATATTGGAAATGTTTCTATGAATATTTATGTGATTAGTATTTTATTACTTATTCTTTTATATATTTTGGTAAAAAAGATAAAAAGATTACCTTCATTATGGGATGGTGTAATACTTGGACTATTTGTTGGAGCTTCATGGTATATTACAGGTGTAATTGGTGAAGAGAGTATGGAAAGAGTTATTGAACTTACAGGAATAACTTTTGTTTATCCTGCAGCAAAAACTATGGAGTTTTTTACATATTATCAAATATCTGAATTAACTTTTGCAATAAGTCTAGTTTTTGGTGTATTAGCTGGTGCATTTTTAATGGCTAAAGTAAACAGAAGATACAGCTTTGGTTGTACTGCATCAAAAGGTCAACACAAAGTAAAATACAATATTATAGGTGGAAGTTTAATGGGTACAGGTGGTATCATGGCTATTGGTTGTACAGTTGGACAAGGTTTAACTGGTATGTCAACACTTGCTTTTTCATCATTAGTAGCCATCTTATCTATATTTATATCTGCTACTATTACAGCATTAATTATGAATAAGAAAAATAAGCTACCTATGTGTTTTATTTTTGAATGGAAAGACAACACACCAGATTATCAAATATAA
- a CDS encoding matrixin family metalloprotease, with translation MFIKIYILILISFSFLNASFEKVSIGTIDKYYKNKISKDQIYKIIKEIESTFENQLDKDIFDYSVDGKPINFIFIPPSKLENTISKKISRIEVKKQKIQELKDYFPNKKNKIEKTKAILNKQQKVLNEKVKRYNNYIIKINSKKDLSKEELNKAKVYSKKEKNILNSEIKKLKAKRRDLRRDITRFNSKVISFNNLINDFNRLNIQLESMNRNYSKIRGRTFGLQTIEKKTTFIDGKKKEEKKISTSMDKIEIYGFKNLDELKIILAHEIAHLVGLPHVDVKNALMNPIIQKSQLEEGLNLTPADIELFNKYLD, from the coding sequence ATGTTTATTAAAATATATATATTAATACTAATTTCTTTCTCTTTTCTTAATGCTTCTTTTGAAAAAGTTTCAATCGGCACCATTGATAAGTATTATAAAAATAAAATTTCAAAAGATCAAATATATAAGATAATAAAGGAGATTGAATCTACTTTTGAAAACCAATTAGATAAAGATATATTTGATTATTCTGTTGATGGTAAACCTATAAATTTTATTTTTATCCCACCCTCGAAATTGGAAAATACAATCTCCAAAAAAATCTCAAGAATAGAAGTTAAAAAGCAGAAAATACAAGAGTTAAAAGATTACTTTCCAAATAAAAAAAATAAAATAGAAAAAACAAAAGCTATATTAAATAAGCAACAAAAAGTGTTAAATGAAAAAGTGAAAAGATACAATAACTATATAATAAAAATAAATTCAAAAAAAGATTTAAGCAAAGAGGAGTTAAATAAAGCAAAAGTATATTCAAAAAAAGAAAAAAATATTTTAAATAGTGAAATTAAAAAGTTAAAAGCAAAACGTAGAGATTTAAGAAGAGATATTACAAGGTTTAATTCAAAAGTTATTAGTTTCAATAACTTGATAAACGATTTTAATAGATTAAATATCCAATTAGAATCAATGAATAGAAACTATTCTAAAATTAGAGGTCGAACTTTTGGTTTACAAACTATTGAAAAGAAAACAACTTTTATAGATGGAAAGAAAAAAGAGGAGAAAAAAATCTCTACTTCAATGGATAAAATAGAGATTTATGGTTTTAAAAACTTGGATGAATTAAAAATTATTTTAGCTCATGAAATAGCCCATTTAGTTGGTTTACCTCATGTAGATGTAAAAAATGCCTTAATGAATCCTATTATTCAAAAATCACAATTAGAAGAAGGATTAAATTTAACCCCTGCAGATATAGAACTATTTAATAAATATTTAGATTAA
- a CDS encoding TIGR00730 family Rossman fold protein, which translates to MTIAVFCGSSSGNDNDFLDSTKELGKYFALNGIDVVYGGGKVGLMGALADSVMQNGGKVYGVIPEKLKEKELAHTDITQLNVVSNMHERKALMASKADAFVTLAGGAGTLEEIFEVWTWAQLGFHSKPCAFYNINGFYNKLFEMLEGMCDSGFLKKDYVDMLIKTDDKDELLKAIKEYIPPKNKW; encoded by the coding sequence ATGACAATAGCAGTTTTTTGTGGTTCTAGTAGTGGTAATGATAATGATTTTTTGGATTCTACAAAAGAGTTAGGTAAATATTTTGCTTTAAATGGTATTGATGTTGTTTATGGTGGTGGTAAAGTTGGTCTAATGGGTGCACTTGCTGATTCTGTAATGCAAAATGGTGGAAAAGTTTATGGAGTAATCCCTGAAAAACTAAAAGAAAAAGAGTTAGCCCATACAGATATAACACAGCTTAATGTAGTTTCCAATATGCATGAAAGAAAAGCTTTAATGGCAAGTAAAGCTGATGCTTTTGTAACATTAGCAGGTGGAGCTGGCACTTTAGAAGAGATTTTTGAAGTATGGACTTGGGCACAATTAGGTTTTCACTCTAAACCTTGTGCTTTTTATAATATAAACGGATTTTATAACAAACTTTTTGAGATGCTTGAAGGTATGTGTGATTCTGGTTTTTTAAAAAAAGATTATGTTGATATGCTTATAAAAACAGATGATAAAGATGAACTATTAAAAGCTATAAAAGAGTATATTCCACCCAAAAATAAATGGTAA
- a CDS encoding acyl carrier protein phosphodiesterase has translation MNWIAHIFLSELNTDFQIGNYLADPLKGKVWENANENIKKGMYVHKIIDSYTDSHLFFKNSKNKLGSKGLLKAVVIDLTYDYLLTKNWDKFSNIPINKFLDEFHMNAMKKLDSLPLTAQTPLERLIRHDILNQYKTLSDLEKAFLRVDYKLSQRLLKRDTTHRYFDIVNSNIDSIEEDFLIFFPQLCKEVKKHISDDKSNHIII, from the coding sequence ATGAATTGGATTGCACACATTTTTTTATCAGAACTTAATACAGACTTTCAAATTGGAAACTATCTTGCTGACCCACTTAAAGGGAAAGTATGGGAAAATGCAAATGAAAATATAAAAAAAGGCATGTATGTTCATAAAATTATTGATTCATACACAGATTCTCACTTATTTTTTAAAAATAGCAAAAATAAATTAGGTTCAAAAGGCTTATTAAAAGCTGTAGTTATTGATTTGACTTATGATTATCTTTTAACAAAAAATTGGGATAAATTTTCAAATATACCGATAAATAAGTTTTTAGATGAGTTTCATATGAATGCCATGAAAAAATTAGATTCACTCCCTTTAACTGCGCAAACTCCCCTTGAGAGATTAATTCGGCATGATATATTAAACCAATACAAAACACTAAGTGATTTAGAAAAAGCTTTTTTAAGAGTAGATTATAAACTTTCACAAAGGTTGCTAAAAAGAGATACTACACATAGATATTTTGATATTGTAAATTCAAATATTGATAGTATAGAAGAAGATTTTCTTATCTTCTTCCCACAGTTATGTAAAGAGGTAAAAAAACATATAAGTGATGATAAATCAAATCATATAATCATATAA